One Streptomyces drozdowiczii DNA segment encodes these proteins:
- a CDS encoding zinc-binding dehydrogenase, with translation MRAQLPAADEGGTVRIGDAPEPEPAADEALVAVEAYSVNRGESFQLDGQLDRRWPGWRPGKDVAGTVVRAAADGTGPAAGTRVVGHPPAYGWAERVAVPVHSLAALPDSVDAVTAAALPLAGITALRLLRAAGPVAGRRVLLTGASGGVGHYVTELAASSGAAVTAVSATRERGARLLELGAEAVVTSPEDAEGPYDVVLESVGGDSLPAALARLAPGGLLVWFGQASRTPVTLDFFDFFGGPAQARIAHFDYTRADTTYAAELATLVRLVAGGRLHPEIGSVRDWSRTGDAITDIRARRVRGNAVLTVG, from the coding sequence ATGCGCGCACAACTTCCCGCCGCCGACGAGGGCGGCACGGTCCGGATCGGCGACGCCCCCGAGCCCGAACCCGCCGCCGACGAGGCCCTGGTCGCGGTCGAGGCGTACTCGGTCAACCGGGGCGAGTCCTTCCAGCTCGACGGGCAGCTCGACCGCCGGTGGCCCGGCTGGCGCCCCGGCAAGGACGTCGCCGGCACGGTCGTCCGGGCGGCGGCCGACGGGACCGGCCCGGCCGCCGGTACCCGCGTCGTCGGCCACCCGCCCGCGTACGGCTGGGCCGAGCGCGTCGCCGTCCCGGTGCACAGCCTCGCCGCGCTCCCCGACAGCGTGGACGCGGTGACGGCGGCGGCCCTCCCGCTCGCCGGGATCACCGCGCTGCGCCTGCTGCGCGCGGCCGGTCCGGTGGCGGGGCGGCGGGTCCTGCTCACCGGGGCGAGCGGCGGCGTCGGCCACTACGTCACGGAGCTGGCGGCCTCCTCGGGCGCGGCGGTGACGGCGGTGAGCGCGACCCGGGAGCGCGGGGCGCGGCTGCTGGAGCTGGGGGCCGAGGCGGTGGTGACCTCGCCGGAGGACGCGGAGGGGCCGTACGACGTGGTCCTGGAGTCGGTGGGCGGGGACTCGCTGCCGGCCGCGCTGGCCCGGCTGGCCCCGGGCGGCCTGCTGGTCTGGTTCGGCCAGGCGAGCCGCACCCCGGTCACGCTGGACTTCTTCGACTTCTTCGGCGGCCCCGCCCAGGCCCGTATCGCCCACTTCGACTACACCCGCGCCGACACCACGTATGCCGCCGAACTCGCCACCCTGGTACGGCTGGTGGCGGGCGGGCGGCTGCACCCGGAGATAGGCTCGGTCCGCGACTGGTCGCGCACCGGGGACGCCATCACGGACATCCGGGCGCGCCGGGTGCGGGGGAACGCGGTGCTTACGGTGGGATGA
- a CDS encoding Lrp/AsnC family transcriptional regulator yields the protein MESPTRGDALDLRILHALELDARASFSRIAAVLGVSDQTVARRFRRLRAEGGLRVVGVRCAASDEPFEHWLLRVRCAPEGATAIAEALAKRPDTAWVGLTSGGTEVTCTANVRNRGDADDLLLGKLPRTPHIVDIRAHQLLHRFYGGPSGWLHKSTALTGEEAAALAPAADPAPPGPRVITADDEPLVAAVERDGRATYAELQSATGLSESAVRRRLARLTASGALYVDVEFDAGYFGFRNSSMLCVTAAPRALHAVGEALGADPEVAYAAATTGPSNLMAVVITRDSAHLYRYLSERLGGLDGVEHVESMPLLRRVKQLTYRQFRG from the coding sequence GTGGAATCACCCACCCGGGGCGACGCCCTGGACCTGCGCATCCTGCACGCCCTCGAACTGGACGCCCGCGCCTCCTTCAGCCGGATCGCGGCCGTCCTCGGCGTCTCCGACCAGACGGTCGCGCGCCGCTTCCGGAGGCTGCGGGCGGAGGGCGGGCTGCGGGTCGTCGGGGTCAGGTGCGCCGCGTCGGACGAGCCGTTCGAGCACTGGCTGCTGCGGGTGCGGTGCGCGCCGGAGGGCGCGACGGCCATCGCGGAGGCCCTGGCCAAGCGCCCCGACACCGCCTGGGTCGGGCTGACCTCCGGCGGCACGGAGGTGACCTGCACGGCCAACGTACGCAACCGGGGCGACGCCGACGACCTGCTCCTCGGCAAGCTGCCGCGCACCCCGCACATCGTGGACATCCGCGCGCACCAGCTGCTGCACCGGTTCTACGGCGGCCCGAGCGGCTGGCTGCACAAGAGCACCGCGCTGACGGGAGAGGAGGCCGCCGCCCTCGCCCCGGCCGCCGACCCCGCCCCGCCCGGCCCGCGGGTCATCACCGCCGACGACGAACCCCTGGTCGCCGCGGTGGAACGGGACGGCAGGGCCACGTACGCCGAACTCCAGAGCGCGACCGGCCTCTCCGAATCGGCGGTCCGGCGCCGCCTGGCCCGGCTGACCGCGTCCGGCGCGCTGTACGTGGACGTGGAGTTCGACGCCGGCTACTTCGGCTTCCGCAACTCCAGCATGCTCTGCGTCACCGCCGCCCCCCGCGCCCTCCACGCGGTGGGCGAGGCGCTGGGGGCCGACCCCGAGGTGGCGTACGCGGCGGCCACCACGGGCCCGTCCAATCTGATGGCGGTCGTGATCACCCGCGATTCCGCCCACCTCTACCGCTACCTCAGCGAACGCCTGGGCGGCCTGGACGGCGTCGAGCACGTGGAGTCGATGCCGCTGCTGCGCCGGGTGAAGCAGCTGACGTACCGGCAGTTCCGGGGGTAG
- a CDS encoding RidA family protein, with protein sequence MHNAHDGSGESTLTHIPPNGVAPAQGYSHVVTGEGRLVVISGQVALDENGDVVGEGDPAAQARQVFENLARCLAAGGATFADVAKLSFFVTDVAFLPAIRAARDVHVDVRRPPASTAVQVAALYRPELLIEVEALAVVPR encoded by the coding sequence GTGCACAACGCACACGACGGGTCCGGCGAGTCCACGCTGACCCACATACCGCCCAACGGAGTCGCCCCCGCCCAGGGCTACAGCCATGTCGTCACCGGGGAGGGCAGGCTCGTCGTGATCTCCGGCCAGGTCGCGCTCGACGAGAACGGGGACGTGGTCGGGGAGGGCGACCCCGCGGCCCAGGCCCGGCAGGTCTTCGAGAACCTCGCGCGCTGCCTCGCCGCGGGCGGGGCGACGTTCGCCGACGTCGCCAAGCTCAGCTTCTTCGTCACCGATGTGGCGTTCCTGCCCGCCATCCGGGCAGCCCGGGACGTCCATGTCGACGTGCGGCGGCCCCCGGCCAGCACGGCCGTGCAGGTGGCCGCTCTCTACCGGCCGGAGCTGCTCATCGAGGTGGAGGCGCTGGCCGTCGTCCCCCGGTGA
- a CDS encoding NAD(P)H-hydrate dehydratase, which translates to MRTAYSVDTVRAAEAALMARLPDGALMQRAAAGLAAACAGLLRRGGRVYGSRVVLLVGTGANGGDALYAGARLARRGAGVVAVRVSPGRAHEAGSAALVAAGGHVVDGAESTAHEDWAGRIDLVVDAITGIGGRGGLHPEAAELVRKYTAHGAPVVAVDLPSGVEADTGEVTGDAVRADATVTFGAYKPALLVDPAAERAGALSLVDIGLGPELPAVPDLEALQYADVAALLPVPAAESDKYRRGVVGIAAGSTRYPGAAVLAVSGALRAGAGAVRYAGPGGEAVIARHPETLVHAGRPSEAGRVQAWVVGPGLGDGTEAVAAVSDVLATDVPVLVDADGLRLLDADAVRARTAPTVLTPHAGEAAALLGVAREEVEAGRLAAVRELAGRFGATVLLKGSTTLVATDAPHTPVRVNPTGTPWLATAGSGDVLSGLTGSLLAAGLAPLDAASAGAYLHGLAARRAADGSPLAAMDVADAIPGAWRDVRA; encoded by the coding sequence ATGCGTACCGCCTACAGCGTTGACACCGTACGGGCCGCCGAAGCGGCTCTCATGGCTCGGCTTCCCGACGGGGCCCTGATGCAGCGGGCCGCCGCCGGGCTCGCCGCCGCCTGTGCCGGGCTGCTGCGGCGGGGCGGGCGGGTCTACGGCTCACGCGTCGTCCTCCTCGTCGGCACCGGCGCCAACGGCGGCGACGCCCTGTACGCCGGGGCCCGGCTCGCACGGCGCGGCGCGGGAGTGGTCGCCGTGCGGGTCAGCCCGGGGCGGGCCCACGAGGCGGGCAGCGCGGCCCTGGTCGCGGCGGGCGGGCACGTCGTCGACGGGGCGGAGAGCACCGCGCACGAGGACTGGGCCGGGCGCATCGACCTCGTCGTGGACGCCATCACCGGCATCGGCGGACGCGGCGGACTGCACCCCGAGGCCGCCGAGCTGGTCCGGAAGTACACCGCGCACGGCGCGCCCGTCGTCGCCGTCGACCTGCCCAGCGGGGTCGAGGCGGACACCGGCGAGGTGACCGGCGACGCGGTGCGCGCGGACGCCACCGTCACCTTCGGCGCGTACAAGCCCGCGCTGCTCGTGGACCCGGCCGCCGAACGGGCCGGGGCGCTGAGCCTCGTGGACATCGGCCTCGGGCCCGAACTCCCCGCCGTGCCCGACCTGGAAGCGCTCCAGTACGCGGACGTGGCCGCCCTGCTGCCCGTACCGGCCGCCGAGAGCGACAAGTACCGGCGCGGGGTCGTCGGCATCGCCGCCGGATCGACGCGCTACCCGGGCGCCGCCGTGCTCGCCGTCTCCGGGGCGCTGCGCGCCGGGGCGGGCGCCGTGCGCTACGCGGGCCCCGGCGGCGAGGCGGTCATCGCCCGCCACCCGGAGACCCTGGTCCACGCGGGAAGGCCCTCCGAGGCCGGGCGGGTGCAGGCGTGGGTCGTCGGCCCCGGACTCGGCGACGGCACCGAGGCCGTGGCGGCCGTCTCCGACGTGCTGGCCACCGACGTGCCGGTGCTGGTCGACGCGGACGGGCTCCGGCTCCTGGACGCGGACGCGGTCCGGGCCCGCACCGCGCCCACCGTCCTCACCCCGCACGCCGGGGAGGCCGCCGCGCTGCTCGGCGTGGCGCGCGAGGAGGTCGAGGCGGGGCGGCTCGCCGCCGTACGGGAGCTGGCCGGGCGGTTCGGCGCGACCGTGCTGCTCAAGGGCTCGACCACCCTCGTCGCCACCGACGCCCCGCACACCCCGGTCCGGGTCAACCCGACCGGCACCCCGTGGCTGGCCACCGCCGGCAGCGGCGACGTGCTCTCCGGCCTCACCGGCTCCCTGCTCGCCGCCGGACTCGCCCCGCTCGACGCCGCGTCCGCCGGGGCCTATCTGCACGGGCTCGCCGCCCGCCGCGCCGCCGACGGCTCCCCGCTCGCCGCGATGGACGTCGCCGACGCGATCCCCGGGGCGTGGCGGGACGTCCGGGCCTGA
- the tsaE gene encoding tRNA (adenosine(37)-N6)-threonylcarbamoyltransferase complex ATPase subunit type 1 TsaE, which translates to MEPQNNPAAAEATAYENAPGAVTVKLAVDSPEQMRALGRRLAAALRPGDLVMLTGELGAGKTTLTRGLGEGLGVRGAVTSPTFVIARVHPPLSDGPALVHVDAYRLGGGLDEMEDLDLDVSLPESVVVVEWGDGKVEELSDDRLQVFIDRAVGDTDDERRTVTLVGVGARWAGLRNESWTPWG; encoded by the coding sequence ATGGAACCGCAGAACAACCCGGCGGCCGCTGAGGCCACCGCGTACGAGAACGCCCCCGGCGCCGTCACCGTCAAGCTGGCCGTCGACTCCCCCGAACAGATGCGGGCCCTCGGCCGCCGGCTCGCCGCCGCGCTGCGCCCCGGCGACCTCGTGATGCTCACCGGTGAGCTGGGCGCCGGCAAGACGACCCTGACCCGGGGGCTCGGCGAGGGCCTGGGCGTCCGGGGCGCGGTGACGTCCCCCACCTTCGTGATCGCCCGCGTCCACCCCCCGCTCTCCGACGGGCCCGCGCTGGTCCACGTCGACGCGTACCGCCTGGGCGGCGGGCTCGACGAGATGGAGGACCTGGACCTCGACGTGTCGCTGCCGGAGTCCGTGGTGGTCGTGGAGTGGGGCGACGGCAAGGTCGAGGAGCTTTCGGACGACCGGCTCCAGGTGTTCATCGACCGCGCGGTGGGGGACACGGACGACGAGCGCCGCACGGTGACCCTGGTGGGCGTGGGGGCGCGCTGGGCGGGGCTGCGGAACGAGTCCTGGACGCCGTGGGGCTGA
- a CDS encoding nuclear transport factor 2 family protein — MHSTPKDVVLDYMKTLAAGDMDRLRAFFDADTTWTLAGDLPVSGTWTGPDEIFDEFVATMTARLVPETVEMEFLGVIAEGERVLAEWKTRALTRKGGRYDQHCLAVFTVRDGRIAAVREHFDTLHAHNVVFA, encoded by the coding sequence ATGCACAGCACCCCCAAGGACGTCGTCCTCGACTACATGAAGACCCTCGCCGCGGGCGACATGGACCGGCTGAGGGCGTTCTTCGACGCCGACACCACCTGGACGCTCGCCGGTGACCTGCCCGTCTCGGGCACCTGGACCGGCCCGGACGAGATCTTCGACGAGTTCGTGGCGACGATGACCGCCCGGCTGGTGCCGGAGACCGTGGAGATGGAGTTCCTGGGAGTGATCGCGGAGGGCGAGCGGGTGCTCGCGGAATGGAAGACACGCGCGCTGACGCGGAAGGGCGGCCGGTACGACCAGCACTGCCTGGCCGTCTTCACCGTGCGCGACGGCCGCATCGCCGCCGTCCGGGAGCACTTCGACACCCTGCACGCCCACAACGTCGTCTTCGCCTGA
- a CDS encoding MFS transporter translates to MRKWGPLTAVCLGTFMLLLDVTIVIVALPDMAKALDASLSDLQWVIDGYALALAALLLGIGAAADRLGRRRVHVVGVVLFAAASLACGLASSPGLLVAARAVQGVGAAAMFATTLPLLASVYRGKDRSVALGLWGAVAGGAAAIGPVVGGLLAEGPGWRWIFYVNLPVSVAAIWLTGRTVPESHGARDRRTDWAGTAAFAVFAGAATYAVVRAGSVGWASGQTLATFGIAALALVCFVVVELRVEHPLLDLSLFRTSAFTGVMAGALAFNMAAFGVLPYTSIWLQTVLGLSPVQGGLAVLPLAATSFVVAAAGGRLLHGVQPRFTIGIGLALIGAGTLAQAVLGAGSSWPALIPGLALAGIGTGLVSPAIAGAALAAVPPERAGMAGGAVNTFRQLGYAFGVAVLGTVLTSRMAESLGDGRSHALAGGGAAGLRAAGMPEHALRTAFASGLNTAAVVAGAVGVVAGVAVLLLVKKAERPVAATEGKEPVPEAVRAG, encoded by the coding sequence ATGCGTAAGTGGGGGCCGCTCACCGCGGTCTGTCTGGGGACGTTCATGCTGCTGCTGGACGTCACGATCGTCATCGTGGCACTGCCCGACATGGCGAAGGCGCTCGACGCCTCGCTCTCCGACCTGCAATGGGTCATCGACGGCTACGCCCTCGCGCTGGCCGCCCTGCTCCTCGGGATAGGCGCGGCGGCCGACCGGCTCGGCCGGCGCCGGGTCCACGTCGTCGGCGTCGTGCTCTTCGCCGCCGCCTCGCTGGCCTGCGGGCTCGCCTCCTCGCCGGGCCTGCTGGTGGCGGCGCGCGCCGTCCAGGGCGTGGGCGCCGCCGCGATGTTCGCGACGACGCTGCCGCTGCTCGCCTCGGTCTACCGGGGCAAGGACCGGTCCGTGGCGCTCGGGCTCTGGGGCGCGGTGGCCGGGGGCGCCGCCGCGATCGGGCCCGTGGTCGGCGGGCTGCTCGCCGAGGGGCCCGGCTGGCGGTGGATCTTCTACGTCAACCTCCCCGTGAGCGTCGCCGCGATCTGGCTGACCGGCAGGACCGTGCCCGAGTCGCACGGGGCGCGGGACCGGCGCACCGACTGGGCGGGGACCGCCGCCTTCGCGGTGTTCGCCGGGGCGGCCACGTACGCCGTCGTCCGGGCCGGCAGCGTCGGCTGGGCGTCCGGGCAGACGCTCGCCACGTTCGGGATCGCCGCGCTCGCCCTGGTCTGCTTCGTCGTCGTGGAACTGCGCGTCGAGCACCCGCTGCTCGACCTCTCGCTGTTCCGCACCTCCGCGTTCACCGGGGTGATGGCCGGGGCGCTCGCCTTCAACATGGCGGCCTTCGGCGTGCTGCCGTACACCTCGATCTGGTTGCAGACGGTCCTCGGACTCAGCCCGGTCCAGGGCGGCCTGGCGGTCCTGCCGCTCGCCGCCACCTCCTTCGTGGTCGCCGCCGCCGGCGGCCGGCTGCTGCACGGGGTGCAGCCCCGCTTCACCATCGGCATCGGACTCGCCCTCATCGGCGCCGGCACCCTCGCCCAGGCGGTCCTGGGCGCGGGCTCCTCCTGGCCCGCCCTGATCCCGGGCCTGGCGCTCGCGGGCATCGGTACGGGCCTGGTCTCGCCGGCCATCGCGGGCGCGGCGCTCGCGGCGGTCCCGCCGGAGCGGGCCGGGATGGCGGGCGGCGCGGTCAACACCTTCCGGCAGCTCGGTTACGCCTTCGGGGTCGCCGTGCTCGGGACGGTGCTGACCTCCCGGATGGCGGAGAGCCTGGGCGACGGGAGGTCCCACGCCCTGGCGGGCGGCGGCGCGGCGGGGCTGCGGGCCGCCGGGATGCCGGAGCACGCGCTGCGGACGGCGTTCGCCTCGGGGCTGAACACGGCCGCGGTGGTGGCCGGTGCGGTGGGCGTCGTCGCGGGCGTCGCGGTGCTGCTGCTGGTGAAGAAGGCGGAGCGGCCGGTGGCTGCGACGGAGGGCAAGGAACCCGTACCGGAGGCCGTGCGGGCGGGGTGA
- the tsaB gene encoding tRNA (adenosine(37)-N6)-threonylcarbamoyltransferase complex dimerization subunit type 1 TsaB: protein MDTATPAVTVALHDGTRVVAESAQVDARRHGELLLPAVDRVLADAGLKLDAVTDVVVGVGPGPYTGLRVGLVTAATFGSALSVPVHGLCTLDGLAYAAGRSGLDGPFAVATDARRKEVYWARYEDARTRTEGPSVDRPADIADRLAGLPVVGAGAVLYPEAFPDARGPEHLAAGALAGLAAERLAAGDELLPPQPLYLRRPDAQVPKNYKVVTPK, encoded by the coding sequence ATGGATACCGCCACCCCCGCCGTCACCGTCGCCCTGCACGACGGGACCCGCGTCGTCGCCGAGTCCGCGCAGGTCGACGCCCGCAGGCACGGGGAGCTGCTGCTGCCCGCCGTCGACCGGGTCCTCGCGGACGCGGGGCTGAAACTCGACGCCGTCACGGACGTCGTCGTGGGCGTCGGCCCCGGCCCGTACACCGGGCTGCGCGTCGGCCTGGTGACGGCCGCCACCTTCGGCTCGGCGCTCTCCGTGCCCGTGCACGGCCTGTGCACCCTGGACGGCCTCGCGTACGCCGCCGGGCGCTCCGGACTCGACGGTCCGTTCGCCGTCGCCACGGACGCCCGCCGCAAGGAGGTCTACTGGGCGCGGTACGAGGACGCCCGCACCCGGACCGAAGGACCGTCCGTCGACCGGCCCGCCGACATCGCGGACCGGCTCGCGGGCCTCCCGGTCGTCGGCGCGGGCGCGGTGCTCTATCCGGAGGCGTTCCCGGACGCGCGCGGTCCCGAGCACCTCGCGGCCGGCGCCCTCGCGGGCCTCGCCGCCGAACGCCTCGCGGCCGGCGACGAGCTGCTGCCGCCCCAGCCGCTCTACCTGCGCAGGCCCGACGCCCAGGTGCCGAAGAACTACAAGGTGGTCACCCCGAAGTGA
- a CDS encoding DUF488 domain-containing protein, translating into MSSSGDVRVRRVYDGVEEGDGTRVLVDRLWPRGVSKEKAAIDRWLKDLTPSDELRSWYHEDRSATRYDAFVERYRAELAGPAESAAVDELAGLVREGGPVTLVTAVKDVEHSHVPVLADHLEHELRHR; encoded by the coding sequence GTGAGCAGCAGCGGTGACGTGCGCGTACGCCGGGTCTACGACGGGGTCGAGGAGGGCGACGGCACCCGCGTCCTGGTGGACCGGCTGTGGCCGCGCGGGGTGTCCAAGGAGAAGGCCGCGATCGACCGCTGGCTCAAGGACCTCACCCCGTCGGACGAGCTGCGCTCCTGGTACCACGAGGACCGCTCCGCCACCCGCTACGACGCCTTCGTCGAGCGCTACCGGGCGGAACTCGCCGGTCCGGCCGAGTCGGCGGCCGTGGACGAGCTGGCCGGGCTGGTCCGCGAGGGCGGCCCGGTGACCCTCGTGACGGCCGTCAAGGACGTCGAGCACAGCCACGTACCGGTCCTCGCCGACCACCTGGAACACGAGCTGCGCCACCGCTGA
- the glmS gene encoding glutamine--fructose-6-phosphate transaminase (isomerizing), translating to MCGIVGYVGGQSAQDVVVAGLKRLEYRGYDSAGIAVLADGGLAAAKKAGKLVNLEKALGEHPLPAGTAGIGHTRWATHGGPTDANAHPHLDNAGHVAVVHNGIIENFAALRTELGERGHDLLSETDTETVAHLLAEAYSQSGEPAEAMRQVCRRLEGAFTLVAVFADAPDVVVGARRNSPLVVGLGDDESFLASDVAAFIEHTRSAIELGQDQVVELRRDGVLVTGFDGRPAEVREYHVDWDASAAEKGGYASFMLKEIAEQPKAVTDTLLGRIDPEGTLHLDEVRITRGELREVDKVVIVACGTAYHAGMIAKYAIEHWTRIPCETELASEFRYRDPILDPHTLVVAISQSGETMDTLMALRHAREQGAKVLAICNTNGSTIPRESDAVLYTHAGPEVAVASTKAFLTQLVACYLVALYLGQVRGTKWGDEIRTVIRQLSEISGSVERVLETMEPVRELARSLASHDTVLFLGRHVGFPVALEGALKLKELAYMHAEGFAAGELKHGPIALIEDGVPVVVVVPSPAGRSVLHGKIVSNIQEIRARGARTVVIAEEGDEEVVPYADHLIRIPATPTLLQPLVATVPLQVFACELATARGNEVDQPRNLAKSVTVE from the coding sequence ATGTGCGGAATCGTGGGTTACGTCGGCGGACAGTCGGCACAGGACGTCGTCGTCGCGGGCCTCAAGCGGCTGGAGTACCGGGGCTACGACTCCGCCGGCATCGCCGTCCTCGCCGACGGCGGGCTCGCCGCCGCCAAGAAGGCCGGGAAGCTGGTCAACCTGGAGAAGGCGCTCGGCGAACACCCGCTCCCGGCCGGCACCGCCGGGATCGGGCACACCCGCTGGGCCACCCACGGCGGGCCCACCGACGCCAACGCCCACCCGCACCTGGACAACGCCGGCCACGTCGCCGTCGTCCACAACGGGATCATCGAGAACTTCGCCGCCCTGCGCACCGAGCTGGGCGAGCGGGGCCACGATCTGCTCTCCGAGACCGACACCGAGACCGTCGCCCACCTCCTCGCCGAGGCGTACAGCCAGAGCGGGGAGCCGGCGGAGGCCATGCGCCAGGTGTGCCGCCGCCTGGAAGGGGCGTTCACCCTGGTCGCGGTCTTCGCGGACGCGCCCGACGTGGTCGTCGGCGCCCGGCGCAACTCCCCGCTCGTCGTGGGGCTCGGGGACGACGAGTCCTTCCTCGCCTCCGACGTCGCCGCGTTCATCGAGCACACCCGGTCCGCGATCGAGCTGGGCCAGGACCAGGTGGTGGAGCTGCGCCGGGACGGCGTCCTCGTCACCGGCTTCGACGGCCGGCCCGCCGAGGTCCGCGAGTACCACGTCGACTGGGACGCCTCGGCCGCCGAGAAGGGCGGTTACGCGTCCTTCATGCTCAAGGAGATCGCCGAGCAGCCGAAGGCCGTCACCGACACCCTCCTCGGCCGCATCGACCCCGAGGGCACCCTCCACCTCGACGAGGTCCGCATCACGCGCGGCGAGCTGCGCGAGGTCGACAAGGTGGTGATCGTCGCCTGCGGCACCGCGTACCACGCCGGGATGATCGCCAAGTACGCCATCGAGCACTGGACCCGCATCCCCTGCGAGACCGAGCTGGCCAGCGAGTTCCGCTACCGCGACCCGATCCTGGACCCGCACACCCTGGTCGTCGCCATCTCGCAGTCCGGGGAGACCATGGACACCCTGATGGCCCTGCGGCACGCCCGCGAGCAGGGCGCGAAGGTCCTCGCCATCTGCAACACCAACGGCTCGACCATCCCGCGCGAGTCCGACGCCGTCCTCTACACGCACGCCGGGCCCGAGGTCGCCGTCGCCTCCACCAAGGCGTTCCTCACCCAGCTCGTCGCCTGCTACCTCGTCGCCCTCTACCTCGGCCAGGTGCGCGGCACCAAGTGGGGTGACGAGATCCGGACCGTGATCCGGCAGCTCTCCGAGATCTCCGGCTCGGTCGAACGGGTCCTGGAGACCATGGAGCCGGTCCGGGAGCTGGCCCGTTCGCTCGCCTCCCACGACACCGTGCTCTTCCTCGGCCGGCACGTCGGCTTCCCGGTCGCCCTGGAGGGCGCGCTGAAGCTCAAGGAACTCGCGTACATGCACGCCGAGGGGTTCGCCGCCGGTGAGCTGAAGCACGGGCCGATCGCGCTCATCGAGGACGGGGTGCCCGTCGTCGTCGTGGTCCCCTCCCCGGCCGGGCGGTCCGTGCTGCACGGCAAGATCGTGTCGAACATCCAGGAGATCCGGGCCCGGGGCGCCCGTACCGTCGTCATCGCCGAGGAGGGCGACGAGGAGGTCGTCCCGTACGCCGACCACCTCATCCGCATCCCCGCAACGCCTACGCTGCTCCAGCCGCTGGTCGCCACCGTGCCGTTGCAGGTCTTCGCCTGCGAACTCGCGACGGCCCGGGGCAACGAGGTGGACCAGCCGCGCAACCTGGCGAAGTCCGTCACCGTGGAGTGA
- a CDS encoding LysR family transcriptional regulator encodes MSDLRRLRYFLAVAEERNFTRAAERLHIAQPALSRQIRELERELGVRLLDRTTHSVEPTEAGRLLMERGAALSEEADRLWREVRGFAGGESGTLVLGYSMSTSYETAPAILAALADRLPGVTADTRLLSTAEILSGVADGTLDAGLVRCPPPTPELVRTLVRLEPQGVLMSAAHRLAARPAVDPAELSPETLLIHPREANPGHYDAITALLAEAGATPELRLRPLTFDAGHTPVARGDAVSVVGDSAAPSLPAGLVWRPLTGGAAIELHLLTRGRGARPVVAQLLRTAGEVARAGGWLRSPGAAG; translated from the coding sequence ATGTCGGATCTACGGCGCCTGCGCTATTTCCTGGCCGTGGCGGAGGAACGCAACTTCACCCGCGCCGCCGAGCGCCTGCACATCGCGCAGCCCGCGCTCAGCCGCCAGATACGTGAGCTGGAGCGGGAGTTGGGCGTACGGCTCCTGGACCGCACCACGCACTCCGTCGAACCCACGGAGGCCGGGCGGCTGTTGATGGAGCGCGGCGCGGCCCTCAGCGAGGAGGCGGACCGCCTCTGGCGCGAGGTGCGCGGCTTCGCCGGGGGCGAGAGCGGCACGCTGGTGCTCGGCTACAGCATGAGTACGAGCTACGAGACGGCCCCCGCGATCCTCGCCGCCCTGGCGGACCGGCTGCCCGGCGTCACCGCCGACACCCGGCTGCTGTCCACGGCCGAGATCCTGTCCGGGGTCGCCGACGGCACCCTCGACGCGGGCCTGGTCCGCTGCCCGCCGCCGACGCCCGAACTCGTGCGGACGCTCGTACGGCTGGAACCGCAGGGCGTCCTGATGTCCGCCGCCCACCGCCTCGCGGCGCGCCCCGCCGTGGACCCGGCCGAGCTGTCCCCGGAGACGCTGCTCATCCACCCGCGCGAGGCCAACCCGGGCCACTACGACGCGATCACGGCCCTCCTGGCCGAGGCGGGCGCCACCCCCGAACTGCGCCTGCGCCCGCTGACGTTCGACGCCGGCCACACCCCGGTCGCCCGGGGCGACGCGGTCTCGGTCGTCGGGGACTCGGCCGCCCCGAGCCTGCCCGCCGGGCTGGTGTGGCGCCCGCTGACCGGGGGAGCGGCCATCGAACTCCACCTCCTCACCCGGGGCCGGGGCGCCCGCCCGGTGGTCGCCCAACTCCTGCGTACGGCGGGGGAGGTGGCCCGGGCCGGGGGGTGGCTGCGGTCGCCGGGGGCGGCGGGGTGA